The following coding sequences lie in one Apium graveolens cultivar Ventura chromosome 3, ASM990537v1, whole genome shotgun sequence genomic window:
- the LOC141711098 gene encoding inositol diphosphatase DSP4-like yields MKAVTVTEGDADTCRTIVISGSSPTGENYEDYEQYTPPFNFAMVENGIYRSGFPDSTNFSFLQTLSLRSIVYLCPEPYPEVNAEFLRSNGIRLFQFGVDGSKEPFVNIPEETIREALKVVIDIRNHPLLIHCKRGKHRTGCVVGCLRKLQKWCLTSIFDEYQCFAAAKARVSDQRFMELFDILTFKHIPKEFSCLKRMNFSCEGTVISFPPEDNDAFCSLLDNK; encoded by the exons ATGAAAGCAGTTACTGTGACAGAAGGAGACGCTGACACGTGCAGAACGATCGTCATATCGGGATCATCACCGACCGGCGAGAACTACGAAGATTACGAACAGTACACGCCGCCTTTTAACTTCGCAATGGTCGAAAATGGAATATATAGGTCTGGCTTTCCTGACTCCACCAACTTCTCCTTCTTGCAAACCCTCTCCCTCCGCTCCATCGT ATATTTGTGTCCGGAGCCGTATCCAGAGGTGAACGCGGAGTTTTTGAGGTCCAATGGCATCCGTTTGTTTCAGTTTGGTGTTGATGGTAGCAAG GAACCTTTTGTCAATATTCCAGAGGAAACAATCCGGGAAGCACTCAAAGTAGTCATTG ATATCAGGAATCACCCACTGCTAATTCATTGCAAACGAGGCAAG CACCGAACAGGTTGTGTGGTAGGGTGCCTGAGAAAACTGCAGAAATGGTGCCTGACCTCAATATTTGATGAGTATCAGTGCTTTGCAGCTGCCAAGGCCAGGGTTTCTGATCAGAGGTTTATGGAGctatttgatatcttgactttCAAGCATATACCAAAAGAGTTTTCATGTTTAAAGAG GATGAATTTCAGCTGTGAAGGGACAGTAATTTCTTTCCCTCCCGAGGACAATGATGCTTTCTGTTCTCTTCTGGACAATAAGTAG